In Plasmodium chabaudi chabaudi strain AS genome assembly, chromosome: 10, a single genomic region encodes these proteins:
- a CDS encoding 6-cysteine protein, with amino-acid sequence MKDHIKNLCFRKTLLITLLLVVLKYTKYDYLEKENGEKPKYNSDISPPSLIRTYFDVYVNRKNKGVKELKKLLKNVMISNDYLCTVKKVDINVYNKICGNKVSKIILNNEKKYGEIDLKKKCISTRSSSCTFGEEKKREKLFTDYEKRNLYKNNSLLEDIDANGNTNKNFLFELFDIIAKIKKIIIDASNKIISMCLFNTGNHEKNLFCIKNNKDYDELHNSNFYNYYENPNVNAYNINKELYEYSEEYANKYLYSFIDISSDDLNIHFYQKAIQGEDENIAPGIFKNKNVHNSSKDKKYDSHSKMDDGNKSNWGVSNDNTEKYIFETETNRNINFKTGQFLKVLSDYFGEKSEKWNESKINHSNKLHKKNDEMIHRLIGRVLAEHEYENLSLAPDGERERERGRERERERERENERRTEVHWEKKSDKNKDKYRDGEEKFVLIIREQNGNPRSDSSDRGNGLTVLEFSHLPPKKRRRTCTILAENESENLSKANNNNNNDSKPSDNKNNSSDESSDKSKDYSPASPTPDDITRGKTNRLPTIIEGKELENERIGNKNNSSDEISDKSKYYSPASPTPGDTAENKTNRPSIIIEGKEHEHTSSDNKNNSSDESSDKSKDYSPASPTPGDTPEGKIERPCRLIAEKESEDKSSDSKTNSSDNNNNDESKYDNPASPPPSDASKDKIERPSRLIAEKESEDKSEDKSENKSENESKNKSDDGSKEYDPASPPAEDIPEGKIERPSRLIAEKESEDKSSDSKTNSSDNKNNDGSKYENPASPPPSDIPEGKIERPSRLIAEKESEDKSSDSKTNSSDNKNNDGSKYENPASPPPSDIPEGKIERPSRLIAEKESEDKSENKSEDKSENKNEDGSKEYDPASPPAEDIPEGKIERPSRLIAEKESEDKTSDSKTNSSDNNNNDESKYDNPASPPPSDIPEGKIERPSRLIAEKESQDKNEDKSENKNDDGSKYDNPASPPPSDIPEGKIERPSRLIAEKESEDKNSDSKTNSSDNNDDSKYDNPASPPPSDIPEGKIERSSRLIAEKESEDKSENKSEDKSENKNNDESKGENPSSPPAEDIPEGKIERPSRLIAEKESEDKSENKSEDKSEDKNENKSEEKSENKNDDGSKEYDPASPTPCDIPEGKIERPSRLIAEKESEDKSEEKSENKNDDGSKYDNPASPPPSDTSKGKIERSSRLIAEKESEDKSEDKSENKSENKNNDGSKEYDPASPPAEDIPEGKIERPSRLIAEKESEDKNEDKSENKSENKNNDGSKEYDPASPPAEDIPEGKIERPSRLIAEKESEDKSEDKSENKNDDDSKYDNPASPPPSDIPEGKIERPSRLIAEKESEYKSEDKSSDSKNNSSDDNNNTDDSKYDNPASPPPSDIPEGKIERPSRLIAEKESEDKNSDSKTNSSDDNNNTDDSKYDNPASPPPSDIPEGKIERPSRLIAEKESEDKNSDSKTNSSDNNDDSKYDNPASLPPSDIPEGKIERPSRLIAEKESEYKSEDKSSDSKTNSSDNNNNNDDSKYDNPASPPPNDVSKDKINRKSRLIAEQELEDKENVKYIKKYKPYNPPSKDIDISKYYTPNSPSPSDTPEDKIKRPSRLIAEKESEDKSENKGENNSEDKSENKNDDKSENKNDDKNENKNDDGSKEYDPASPPAEDIPEGKIERPSRLIAEKESEDKSEEKSENKSEEKSENKNNDESKGENPSSPPAEDIPEGKIERPSRLIAEKEFEYKDNEQGKEQTPQKNEINTSQNESHNNMIVENGQKGNGNEEKKSMFDKIKKKKEKYRKKYYAYDIIEAMEALSSLSDEESDMNDSAANRAKTSSILGKYLRQPNISNKYLDINLFFDEKQYRYRKGNYYFINPFPYSIIKMKKNEELDYSEKIQYDAVYCYSLSFNNNSSLAYTIENSFRNVKPIEEIVPGTLTGFKSDDGYQKLLTPMFVEDDMFLHCAFNNEPNEMENRIASFPVKIFLKKNLNKTKGCSFQINKHDSIYKEYAERESFLSKKIILNDENSSNECDITATNEIIGFQCGPPYKHYTNSSNTSYMDKIFFNHVNNEDIKAGEYFKVEPAHCFEEVNENKHIENVAPGSFPFPNFEMINGGLKSHHTRYIKLNIRDPNTVISCYCNYYNNGKIIYSGIMTINGKKKFNDQSDSTYSAQDINKTNDNAKRTGYKKNNSNEKNKIDNMENYNDYKYFLNLLPYYNPYFKLYRKRPEDVTKNDSIYDSKHSNKNNEEFLKKIKNDLANLKFSDNNKYIHGTDDNLRYKYDNRHPSSYPISEYGSESHFDSERLSDSYGDTFIDDYISPHSSSYYGENTYNSDDIFSNYDDFNIESEYEELEPLHDNVTFQDNKSYEDNTQSVIVINKSKNVNVYIPKNKIKNKSKYIKDNEDIEDKKTKDALLKYLLLTYEETPDKNEKLNTKLKLFKEYFPSSPKNNTFIEEKENDHTSNKIKSTSDIKEKSIEPLNKKKINGKIEVSENDSTLDHNKSYNHDNANSNNHERGITDGKINENTLIVIMNKILHELFGYNKYNGNKDDNPKKDKKIHQTKLNTIENEEEENEDDEEEDLIEKTDELTEDENISHRIK; translated from the coding sequence atgaaagatcatataaaaaatctaTGTTTTCGGAAAACTCTACTCATTACTCTACTGTTGGTTGTATTAAAATACacaaaatatgattatttagaaaaagaGAATGGTGAAAAACCAAAATACAACAGCGATATATCGCCACCAAGTTTAATAAGAACATATTTTGATGTATATGTCAATAGGAAAAATAAGGGCGTAAAGGAATTGAAGaaattattgaaaaatgtTATGATTTCTAATGATTATCTTTGCACAGTGAAAAAGGTGGACATAAATGTTtacaataaaatttgtGGTAATAAGGTgagtaaaattatattgaaCAACGAAAAGAAATATGGGGAAAtcgatttaaaaaaaaagtgcaTTAGCACTAGGTCTTCATCGTGCACATTTggtgaagaaaaaaaaagggaaaaattattcacagattatgaaaaaagaaatttatataaaaataacagtCTCCTTGAGGATATTGACGCAAATGGAAacacaaataaaaactttCTTTTTGAACTATTTGATATAATTGcaaaaattaagaaaattataatagaTGCATctaacaaaattatttccatGTGTCTATTTAATACAGGTAATCACGAAAAAAACTTATTctgcataaaaaataataaggatTATGATGAATTGCATAAttctaatttttataattattatgaaaatccAAATGTAAATGCAtacaatattaataaagaaTTGTATGAATATAGTGAGGAATAtgctaataaatatttatattcttttatagACATATCATCTGatgatttaaatattcatttttatcaaaaagcCATTCAAGGAGAAGATGAGAATATAGCGCCCGGAATttttaagaataaaaatgtgcatAATTCATCTaaggataaaaaatatgatagcCATAGTAAGATGGACGATGGTAATAAATCGAATTGGGGGGTTTCAAATGACAACAccgaaaaatatatatttgaaacCGAAACAAATAgaaacataaattttaaaacggggcaatttttaaaagtatTAAGTGACTATTTTGGGgaaaaaagtgaaaaatgGAATGAAAGCAAAATAAACCATTCAAACAAActgcataaaaaaaatgacgAAATGATACATAGGTTGATAGGAAGAGTTTTGGCAGAAcatgaatatgaaaatttaagtTTAGCTCCAGATGGAGAAAGAGAAAGAGAAAGAGGACGAGAAAGAGAGCGGGAAAGAGAGCGGGAAAATGAAAGGAGAACAGAAGTACActgggaaaaaaaaagcgataaaaataaagataaatatCGTGACGGGGAAGAAAAATTTGTGCTTATTATTAGAGAGCAAAATGGAAATCCTAGAAGTGATAGTTCCGATAGGGGTAATGGACTTACTGTATTAGAGTTTAGTCACCTGCCGCCAAAAAAAAGGAGAAGAACATGCACAATTTTAGCGGAAAATGAATCAGAAAATTTGAGCAAagctaataataataataataatgatagtAAACCtagtgataataaaaataattcttcTGACGAAAGCAGTGATAAATCAAAAGACTATAGTCCTGCTTCCCCTACGCCGGATGATATAACAAGAGGTAAAACGAATAGACTTCCTACAATAATAGAAGGAAAAGAACTTGAAAATGAGAGGATtggtaataaaaataattcttcTGACGAAATCAGtgataaatcaaaatattatagtCCTGCTTCCCCTACTCCGGGTGATACAGCAGAAAACAAAACTAATAGACCTTCTATAATAATAGAAGGAAAAGAACACGAACATACGAGtagtgataataaaaataattcttcTGATGAAAGCAGTGATAAATCAAAAGACTATAGTCCTGCTTCCCCTACTCCAGGTGATACACCAGAAGGTAAAATTGAAAGGCCTTGTAGGTTAATTGCAGAAAAAGAATCTGAAGATAAAAGTAGTGATAGTAAAACAAATTCTtctgataataataataatgatgaatCAAAATATGACAATCCCGCTTCTCCACCCCCAAGTGATGCATCAAAAGATAAAATTGAAAGGCCTTCTAGATTAATCGCAGAAAAAGAATCTGAAGATAAAAGTGAAGATAAAAGCGAAAATAAGAGTGAAAACGAAAGCAAAAATAAGAGCGATGATGGTTCAAAAGAATATGATCCTGCTTCTCCCCCCGCAGAAGATATACCAGAAGGTAAAATTGAAAGGCCTTCTAGGTTAATCGCAGAAAAAGAATCTGAAGATAAAAGCAGTGATAGTAAAACTAATTCTTCTGATAATAAGAACAACGATGGttcaaaatatgaaaatccAGCTTCTCCTCCCCCAAGTGATATACCAGAAGGTAAAATTGAAAGACCTTCGAGATTAATAGCAGAAAAAGAATCTGAAGATAAAAGCAGTGATAGTAAAACTAATTCTTCTGATAATAAGAACAACGATGGttcaaaatatgaaaatccAGCTTCTCCTCCCCCAAGTGATATACCAGAAGGTAAAATTGAAAGGCCTTCTAGGTTAATCGCAGAAAAGGAGTCTGAAGATAAGAGTGAAAATAAGAGTGAAGACAAAAGTGAAAATAAGAACGAAGATGGTTCAAAAGAATATGATCCTGCTTCTCCCCCCGCAGAAGATATACCAGAAGGTAAAATTGAAAGACCTTCGAGATTAATTGCAGAAAAAGAATCTGAAGATAAAACTAGTGATAGTAAAACAAATTCTtctgataataataataatgatgaatCAAAATATGACAATCCCGCTTCTCCACCCCCAAGTGATATACCAGAAGGTAAAATTGAAAGACCTTCTAGGTTAATTGCAGAAAAGGAGTCTcaagataaaaatgaagataaGAGCGAAAATAAGAATGACGATGGATCAAAATATGACAACCCCGCTTCTCCACCCCCAAGTGATATACCAGAAGGTAAAATTGAAAGGCCTTCGAGATTAATAGCAGAAAAAGAATctgaagataaaaatagtgatagtaaaacaaattcttctgataataatgatgattCAAAATATGACAACCCTGCTTCTCCACCCCCAAGTGATATACCAGAAGGTAAAATTGAAAGATCTTCTAGGTTAATTGCAGAAAAAGAATCTGAAGATAAAAGTGAAAATAAGAGTGAAGATAAAAGCGAAAATAAGAACAATGATGAATCAAAAGGTGAAAATCCATCTTCTCCGCCCGCAGAAGATATACCAGAAGGTAAAATTGAAAGACCTTCAAGATTAATTGCAGAAAAAGAATCTGAAGATAAGAGTGAAAATAAGAGCGAAGATAAGAGtgaagataaaaatgaaaataagaGTGAAGAAAAAAGCGAAAATAAGAACGATGATGGTTCAAAAGAATATGATCCTGCTTCCCCTACTCCGTGTGATATACCAGAAGGTAAAATTGAAAGACCTTCTAGGTTAATCGCAGAAAAAGAATCTGAAGATAAGAGTGAAGAAAAGAGCGAAAATAAGAATGACGATGGATCAAAATATGACAACCCCGCTTCTCCACCCCCAAGTGATACATCAAAAGGTAAAATTGAAAGATCTTCTAGGTTAATTGCAGAAAAGGAGTCTGAAGATAAGAGTGAAGATAAGAGCGAAAATAAGAGTGAAAATAAGAATAATGATGGTTCAAAAGAATATGATCCTGCTTCTCCCCCCGCAGAAGATATACCAGAAGGTAAAATTGAAAGACCTTCTAGGTTAATTGCAGAAAAGGAGTCtgaagataaaaatgaagataaGAGCGAAAATAAGAGTGAAAATAAGAATAATGATGGTTCAAAAGAATATGATCCTGCTTCTCCTCCCGCAGAAGATATACCAGAAGGTAAAATTGAAAGACCTTCTAGGTTAATTGCAGAAAAGGAGTCTGAAGATAAGAGTGAAGATAAGAGCGAAAATAAGAACGACGATGattcaaaatatgataatcCTGCTTCTCCACCCCCAAGTGATATACCAGAAGGTAAAATTGAAAGACCTTCTAGGTTAATTGCAGAAAAAGAGTCTGAATATAAGAGTGAAGATAAAAGTAGTgatagtaaaaataattcttctgatgataataataatactgaTGATTCAAAATATGACAATCCCGCTTCTCCACCCCCAAGTGATATACCAGAAGGTAAAATTGAAAGGCCTTCGAGATTAATTGCAGAAAAAGAATctgaagataaaaatagtgaTAGTAAAACTAATTCTTctgatgataataataatactgaTGATTCGAAATATGACAATCCAGCTTCTCCACCCCCAAGTGATATACCAGAAGGTAAAATTGAAAGACCTTCTAGGTTAATTGCAGAAAAAGAATctgaagataaaaatagtgaTAGTAAAACTAATTCTTctgataataatgatgattCAAAATATGACAACCCTGCTTCTCTACCCCCAAGTGATATACCAGAAGGTAAAATTGAAAGACCTTCTAGGTTAATCGCAGAAAAGGAGTCTGAATATAAGAGTGAAGATAAAAGTAGTGATAGTAAAACAAATTCTtctgataataataataataatgatgattCAAAATATGACAATCCCGCTTCTCCACCCCCAAATGATGTATcaaaagataaaattaatagaaAATCTAGATTAATTGCAGAACAAGAATTGgaagataaagaaaatgtaaaatatataaaaaaatataagccATATAATCCTCCTAGTAAGGACATtgatatatcaaaatattatactcCTAATTCTCCATCCCCAAGTGATACACCAGaagataaaattaaaaggcCTTCGAGATTAATTGCAGAAAAGGAATCTGAAGATAAGAGCGAAAATAAAGGGGAAAATAATAGTGAAGACAAAAGCGAAAATAAGAATGATGATAAGAGCGAAAATAAgaatgatgataaaaatgaaaataagaaCGATGATGGCTCAAAAGAATATGATCCTGCTTCTCCTCCCGCAGAAGATATACCAGAAGGTAAAATTGAAAGACCTTCTAGGTTAATTGCAGAAAAAGAATCTGAAGATAAGAGTGAGGAAAAGAGCGAAAATAAGAGTGAAGAAAAAAGCGAAAATAAGAACAATGATGAATCAAAAGGTGAAAATCCATCTTCTCCACCCGCAGAAGATATACCAGAAGGTAAAATTGAAAGACCTTCGAGATTAATAGCAGAAAAGgaatttgaatataaagaTAATGAACAAGGTAAAGAACAAACtccacaaaaaaatgaaataaatacaagCCAAAACGAATCACATAATAACATGATTGTAGAAAATGGGCAAAAAGGGAACGGGAAtgaagaaaagaaaagcATGTTcgacaaaataaaaaagaaaaaagaaaaatacagaaaaaaatattatgcttATGACATAATTGAAGCAATGGAAGCTTTGAGTTCGTTATCAGATGAAGAAAGTGATATGAATGATAGTGCAGCTAATCGTGCAAAAACTAGTAGCATTCTAGGAAAATATTTGAGACAACCCAATATttctaataaatatttagatattaatttatttttcgatGAAAAACAATATCGATATAGGAAAggcaattattattttataaatccATTTCCATAtagtattataaaaatgaaaaaaaatgaagaattaGATTATTcagaaaaaatacaatatgATGCTGTCTATTGTTATTCTCTctcttttaataataattcttcATTAGCATATACAATTGAAAATTCGTTTAGAAATGTAAAACCAATAGAAGAAATAGTACCAGGTACATTAACAGGCTTTAAAAGTGATGACGGATATCAAAAATTGCTTACTCCAATGTTTGTTGAGGATGATATGTTCTTACATTGCGCATTTAATAATGAACCTAATGAGATGGAAAATAGAATAGCATCATTTCctgttaaaatatttttaaaaaaaaatctgaACAAAACAAAAGGGTGTtcttttcaaataaataagcatgattccatatataaagaatatgCGGAAAGGGAATCATTTTtgagtaaaaaaattatattgaatgatgaaaatagcAGTAATGAATGTGATATAACAGCTACAAATGAAATTATTGGGTTTCAATGCGGGCCTCCATACAAACATTATACCAATAGCAGTAATACGAGTTACATggataaaattttttttaatcatgTTAATAATGAAGATATCAAAGCTGGCgaatattttaaagttGAACCTGCACATTGTTTTGAAGAagttaatgaaaataagcATATTGAAAATGTTGCCCCAGGTAGTTTCCCTTTCCCAAATTTCGAAATGATAAATGGAGGTTTAAAATCACACCATACAAGATATATAAAGTTAAACATAAGAGATCCAAACACAGTTATATCATGTTATTGTaactattataataatgggaaaataatttattcagGTATAATGACTATAAatggtaaaaaaaaatttaatgacCAATCAGATTCGACTTATTCAGCTCAAGacattaataaaacaaacgATAATGCAAAACGAACtggttataaaaaaaataattcaaatgaaaaaaataaaattgataatatggaaaattataatgattataaatattttttaaatttattgcCATATTATAATCCATATTTCAAGCTATATAGAAAACGCCCTGAAGATGTTACGAAAAATGATTCCATATATGATAGTAAACATAgcaacaaaaataatgaagaatttttaaaaaaaataaaaaatgatttagccaatttaaaattctcggataataataaatatattcatggTACGGATGATAATTTAAGATATAAATACGATAATAGACATCCTAGTTCATACCCAATCAGTGAATATGGTTCAGAAAGTCATTTTGATAGCGAAAGGTTATCTGATTCTTATGGAGATACTTTTATTGATGATTATATAAGTCCACATAGTAGCTCATACTATGGggaaaatacatataactCAGATGACATTTTCTCGAATTATGATGATTTTAATATTGAAAGCGAATATGAAGAACTTGAACCATTGCACGATAATGTAACTTTTCAAGATAATAAATCCTACGAAGATAATACTCAATCTGTTATAGTAAtcaataaatcaaaaaatgttaatgtttatattcccaaaaataaaataaaaaataaatcgaaatatataaaagataatGAAGATATAGAAGATAAGAAAACGAAAGATGCGCTccttaaatatttattattaacatatGAAGAAACCCcagataaaaatgaaaaattgaatacaaaattaaaattatttaaagaatatttCCCGTCTTCACCAAAGaataatacatttatagaagaaaaagaaaatgatcatacatcaaataaaataaaaagcaCAAGTGATATTAAAGAAAAGTCAATAGAACCATTAAATAAGAAGAAAATTAATGGTAAAATAGAAGTATCTGAAAACGACTCTACTTTAGATCATAACAAATCTTATAATCATGATAATGCAAATAGCAACAATCATGAAAGGGGTATTACTGATGGTAagattaatgaaaatacactaattgttattatgaataaaattttacatGAATTGTTtggatataataaatacaatgGCAATAAAGACGATAATCCAAAAAAAGACAAGAAAATACATCAAACTAAACTTAATACaatagaaaatgaagaagaagaaaatgaagacGACGAAGAAGAAGACTTAATTGAAAAAACGGACGAATTAACGGaggatgaaaatatttctcacagaataaaataa